Proteins found in one Methanomassiliicoccus sp. genomic segment:
- a CDS encoding fasciclin domain-containing protein: MKKALALAVGLALMLALVVGHVGTQAQATEKNIVEIAQEDGNFTSLVAALTATDLVDDLSGPGPFTVFAPTDDAFAKLDPAVLDDLLNNNTAALADILLYHVVSGAVMSTDLSDGMTADTLQGESLNVAISADGVMINDAMVVVADIEASNGVIHVIDTVLIPPEEPAPPVGDTIVDIAVASGDFDCLVQALTAAGLVDELSGPGPFTVFAPTDDAFAALDPCVLKNLLKCDTETLTQILLYHVAAGETMSGDLEQCMKISTLQGGKLTVQFCGDAVYINNAKVVTADIQASNGVIHVIDTVLLPPAC; this comes from the coding sequence ATGAAGAAAGCATTGGCGTTAGCTGTGGGCTTGGCCCTAATGTTGGCCTTGGTAGTAGGCCACGTTGGGACCCAGGCACAGGCTACGGAAAAGAATATTGTAGAGATCGCCCAGGAGGATGGTAACTTTACCAGTCTGGTCGCTGCCTTGACCGCGACCGACCTCGTGGATGACCTCAGCGGACCGGGACCGTTCACGGTGTTCGCCCCCACCGATGACGCGTTCGCAAAACTGGACCCGGCAGTCCTCGATGACCTGCTCAACAACAACACGGCTGCGCTTGCAGATATTCTGCTGTACCATGTTGTGTCCGGAGCGGTGATGTCCACGGACCTGAGTGATGGGATGACGGCGGACACTCTTCAGGGTGAGAGCCTCAACGTTGCCATATCGGCCGACGGGGTCATGATCAATGACGCCATGGTCGTGGTGGCCGACATCGAGGCCAGCAACGGTGTGATCCACGTGATAGACACTGTGCTCATCCCACCAGAGGAGCCGGCACCACCTGTTGGCGATACCATTGTGGACATAGCGGTAGCGAGCGGTGATTTCGACTGCCTGGTACAAGCACTGACGGCTGCAGGCCTCGTGGATGAGCTGAGCGGACCGGGACCGTTCACGGTGTTCGCCCCCACCGATGACGCGTTCGCAGCACTGGACCCATGCGTTCTGAAGAACCTGCTCAAGTGCGACACGGAGACGTTGACGCAGATCCTACTCTACCATGTGGCGGCAGGTGAGACCATGTCCGGTGACCTGGAGCAGTGCATGAAGATCAGCACCCTCCAGGGAGGCAAGCTGACCGTGCAGTTCTGCGGCGATGCCGTCTACATCAACAACGCCAAGGTGGTGACCGCGGATATCCAGGCCAGCAACGGCGTCATCCATGTGATAGACACTGTCCTGCTGCCTCCAG
- a CDS encoding Mrp/NBP35 family ATP-binding protein, with product MQGDINVITAKSEDMKLIKKLSRIKHTIVVMSGKGGVGKSTVSVNLAVGLAMRGYEVGILDGDIHGPNIPKMLKIENVQLDADENGIYPAFVPPHLKVISMALLSSNRDQPIIWRGPMKMGALRKFIEDVYWGDLDYLIVDLPPGTGDEPLTIAQLIPKADGSIVVTTPQDVALLDSRKTVVFSEGLHLPVVGIIENMAGMQCPHCGKDIDLFKIGGGEKAAKELDVPFLGRVPIDPDVVNTGDEGLPIVAANPDSPAAKAFNEIIEKVIEFSNRKDVPRP from the coding sequence ATGCAAGGAGACATCAACGTCATCACCGCCAAGTCCGAGGATATGAAGCTCATCAAGAAGCTGTCCAGGATCAAGCACACTATCGTGGTCATGTCCGGCAAGGGTGGGGTGGGGAAATCGACCGTAAGCGTGAACCTGGCCGTGGGGCTGGCGATGCGCGGCTACGAGGTCGGAATATTGGATGGGGACATCCACGGGCCGAACATCCCCAAGATGCTGAAGATCGAGAACGTGCAGCTGGACGCTGACGAGAACGGCATCTACCCGGCTTTCGTGCCACCCCACCTCAAGGTCATTTCCATGGCCTTGCTGTCATCGAACCGCGACCAGCCCATCATCTGGAGGGGGCCGATGAAGATGGGAGCGTTACGAAAATTCATCGAGGACGTGTACTGGGGTGACCTGGACTACCTCATCGTGGACCTCCCGCCGGGCACGGGGGACGAGCCGCTGACCATCGCTCAGCTCATACCCAAGGCGGACGGCTCCATCGTCGTGACCACCCCGCAGGACGTCGCCCTGCTGGACTCCCGAAAGACGGTGGTGTTCTCCGAAGGCCTGCACCTTCCGGTGGTGGGCATCATCGAGAACATGGCTGGGATGCAATGCCCCCACTGCGGGAAGGACATCGACCTGTTCAAGATCGGCGGCGGGGAGAAGGCGGCCAAGGAACTTGATGTCCCCTTCCTGGGAAGGGTTCCCATCGACCCGGACGTGGTCAACACCGGCGATGAGGGTCTGCCCATCGTCGCTGCCAATCCTGACTCGCCTGCGGCCAAGGCCTTCAACGAGATCATCGAGAAGGTCATCGAGTTCTCGAACCGCAAGGACGTGCCCCGGCCTTGA